A single genomic interval of Helianthus annuus cultivar XRQ/B chromosome 13, HanXRQr2.0-SUNRISE, whole genome shotgun sequence harbors:
- the LOC110900887 gene encoding calphotin-like, which translates to MPSSSDTVDPMAIVSDDEIPSEGDVYTSDTMSTDDDDFQSFALPDIEVEIQPADGIPAGDLPLAVIPAPVPLAAFPVVDVPLDVVSDDDIDLFEEGPPKDDYEGGAPIDVDAILPIAEAPVEELPFGSPVPDSLESVASASLHDQGVQHHSPDPDVAMSAAPSPSHEFEFDHEIDDDFDPVFPPDFDLDHEIEFIYMDQPLEAPVAPIDPLFDIPADFDMDLVDPEPVMAPEPAVAPDPAPEHDPVLDDAPALAPPIADLPVAAPPVVDDPIIDVPLPDPVPVLVDRAPFATHIDPRYADTRNGWIEDDDDYPPFVLPVTPPVAPVSAPTDIPLFPPHITDVHRTDLPITFLQDIPPPRPGEGSSRQPPVSVPPVLSSSFPFLS; encoded by the coding sequence ATGCCATCATCTTCAGATACAGTGGACCCCATGGCAATTGTGTCAGACGATGAGATACCATCAGAGGGAGACGTATACACATCAGACACCATGAGtacagatgatgatgattttcagtCGTTCGCTCTGCCAGACATCGAAGTTGAGATTCAGCCTGCTGATGGCATTCCTGCCGGGGATCTACCTCTTGCAGTGATCCCTGCTCCCGTTCCGCTTGCTGCTTTCCCCGTGGTGGATGTGCCACTCGATGTCGTGTCTGATGACGACATTGATCTATTTGAGGAGGGTCCCCCTAAGGACGACTATGAGGGCGGGGCTCCGATCGATGTTGATGCTATCCTTCCTATTGCTGAGGCCCCTGTAGAGGAGCTTCCTTttggttcacctgtcccagattcattggagtctgtggcatccgcgtCCCTGCACGACCAGGGTGTGCAGCATCACTCTCCTGACCCCGACGTAGCGATGTCAGCTGCACCTAGTCCGTCACACGAGTTTGAGTTTGACCACGAGATCGATGACGATTTTGATCCAGTTTTTCCTCCTGACTTCGATCTTGATCACGAGATCGAGTTTATTTATATGGACCAGCCCTTAGAGGCGCCCGTAGCTCCCATTGATCCGTTGTTTGACATTCCTGCTGATTTTGATATGGACCTTGTTGACCCCGAGCCTGTCATGGCCCCAGAGCCTGCTGTTGCTCCTGATCCTGCACCAGAGCACGACCCTGTTCTTGATGATGCACCAGCTCTTGCACCACCCATTGCTGACCTTCCCGTTGCTGCTCCACCAGTGGTGGATGATCCTATTATTGATGTACCTTTACCCGATCCCGTGCCGGTATTGGTTGACCGTGCACCTTTCGCCACTCACATAGATCCTCGTTATGCTgacacccgtaacgggtggatCGAGGATGATGACGATTACCCACCGTTTGTGCTACCTGTTACTCCTCCAGTAGCACCTGTTTCTGCACCCACTGATATTCCATTGTTTCCACCACACATCACTGACGTTCATCGCACTGATCTTCCCATCACATTcctccaggacataccgccacctcgtCCTGGAGAGGGTTCATCGAGGCAGCCGCCTGTTTCTGTTCCACCCGTATTGTCATCATCTTTTCCATTTCTGTCATAG
- the LOC110897944 gene encoding probable WRKY transcription factor 48 has protein sequence MEKKALEELKSNLNNSNLMANTTFSDQIPAVYGGSGGGLFDVHQGYLDMLGFQDYGGASLFDLLQQPTTLPPVEHQQQHLPPVSTVPETVEMVNTPTQISSSVSCSSNEGANNVDQENNNIRSVLVDDEGQHNHHDDVDDDEDDQEKSTSTNKQLKPKKKNPKKLREPRFAFMTKSDIDHLDDGYRWRKYGQKAVKNSPYPRSYHRCTSVACGVKKRVERSSEDPSIVITTYEGTHTHPYPMTPRGAIGILPETPGYGGFNGGGGGVSNVSSFLFTQPYYQHLQPQLQPYFHNQTTPSSSLSFSTTNTSPLLSSYSHILQERRFCPSRSSTLVTDHGLLEDVIPFQIRKDEPKEQN, from the exons ATGGAAAAGAAAGCGTTAGAGGAGTTAAAAAGCAACTTAAATAATTCAAACTTGATGGCTAACACAACATTTTCCGATCAGATTCCGGCAGTttatggtggtagtggtggtggtctTTTTGATGTGCATCAAGGGTACTTAGACATGTTGGGTTTTCAAGACTATGGTGGTGCTTCTTTATTTGATTTGCTTCAACAACCTACTACTCTTCCACCGGTGGAACATCAGCAGCAGCATCTACCACCGGTTTCCACCGTGCCGGAGACGGTTGAGATGGTGAATACACCGACCCAGATTAGTTCTTCTGTCTCGTGTTCTTCAAACGAGGGTGCTAATAATGTTGACCAGGAGAACAACAATATTAGATCAGTTCTGGTGGATGATGAAGGACAACATAATCAtcatgatgatgttgatgatgatgaggatgatcaAGAAAAGAGTACTAGTACTAATAAACA gttaaaacccaaaaagaagaaCCCTAAAAAGCTAAGGGAACCAAGATTTGCGTTCATGACAAAGAGTGATATTGATCACTTGGATGATGGTTATAGATGGAGAAAGTACGGTCAGAAAGCTGTGAAAAACAGCCCTTATCCTAG GAGTTACCATCGGTGCACAAGTGTGGCTTGTGGAGTAAAGAAGCGAGTGGAAAGGTCATCCGAAGATCCATCTATCGTGATCACAACTTATGAAGGTACCCACACTCACCCGTATCCAATGACGCCTCGAGGAGCCATAGGGATCTTGCCAGAAACACCGGGTTATGGAGGTtttaatggtggtggtggtggtgttagtAATGTTTCCTCTTTTCTTTTTACACAACCTTACTACCAACACCTACAACCACAACTACAACCCTATTTCCATAACCAAACTACACCATCATCTTCTCTAAGCTTTAGCACCACTAATACTAGCCCACTTCTATCATCATACTCTCATATCCTTCAAGAAAGACGTTTTTGCCCTTCACGTTCTTCTACGTTGGTTACTGATCATGGACTACTTGAGGATGTCATCCCCTTTCAGATCCGAAAAGACGAACCCAAAGAACAGAATTAA